In Gemmatimonas aurantiaca, the sequence TTGAGTCCGCGCAGCCACAGCGCGGCGATTCCCCCCACCAGCGCGAACGGCACGTTGGACAGCACCAGCACCGCCTGGGGAATGGACCGGAACGACAGGTACAACAGACCGAAGATCAGCAGCAACGCCAGCGGCACCACGAGTTCGAGTCGGGCCATGGCCCGCTGCTGGTTCTCGTACTGCCCGCCCCACTCGAGAAACACCCCGTTGGGCAGGGTGACTTCGCTGGCGATGCGCGCGCGCACCTCTTCCACGAAGCTGCCCAGATCGCGTCCCCGCACATTGCTCAGCACCAGCGATCGCCGCTGGGCATCCTCGTGGCCGATGAGTTCCGGCCCGGTGGTGGACACCATGGCCGTCAGTGCCGACAACGGCACCAGTTCACCACCCGGTGCCCGCACCGTGATGCGACCGATCGCCGCCGCATCCGCGCGATATGCTTCGGGCAGACGCACCACGACCCCGATGCGACGGAAACCGTCGATCAGCTCCGCCGCCGTCTGCGATCCCATGGCGTAGTCGATGGCGTCCCGCACATCGGCCACGCTCACGCCATACTGCGCCAGCACCTCTCGGCGGATCTGCATGCGCACCTGCCCGCTGCCCTCCGCCACTTCCACCGCGACGTCGGCGCTGCCGGGCACCGTCGCCACGATCCGCCGCAGACGTTCCGCCACCCGCTGGTTCTGCTCCAGATCGGGGCCCACCACCTTGATGCCCAGATCGGTCTTGATGCCGCTCTCGGCCTCGTCCAGCCGCATTGCCAGCGGCTGCGTGAAAGACACGTCGACGCCCGGCAACACCTGGAGCGCCGAGTCCAGCGCCGCCACCAATCCCTCCCGGTCCTTCGCCGTGGTCCACTCACTGCGTGGTTTGAGGATGACGTACATATCACCTTCGAACAGCCCCATCGCCTCCGTCGCGAGATCGGGACGTCCTTCCTTGGTCACCACCGTCAGCACTTCCGGAAACCGCTTCGTGATCCGCTCGGCGGCCAGCGACAGACGGGTGGCATCCTGGAGATCCACGCTGGGCATGCGCCGCGTGGTCACCAGAATGGCGCCTTCGTCCAGCTTGGGCATGAACTCCGTGCCGATGCGCGACAGCGACCACACCGACACGACCACGACCACGAACGACGTGATCAGCAAGGGCTGCGGCCTCGACATGACGGCGTCGAGCGCGCGACGATACCGCGCCGTGAGCCGTTCCAGCCATGGCGCCGGGGTCGAGGCCACATCGCGCAACGCCCACGCGGACACCGCGGGCACATAGGTCAGCGCCAGCAACAGCGAACCCAGCACGGCGCACACCACCGTGAACGCCATGGGTTTGAACATCCGGCCTTCCATGCCGTCGAGCGTGAAGATCGGGATGTACACCGCCACGATGATCGCGATGCCGAACAGGATGGGACGCCCCACCTCGACCGCGGCGCGTTCGAAGAGACTCAGTCGATGTCCGTCGCGATGTGCCTCGAGCCGGCGGATGAAACTCTCCACCATGACCACCGAGGCGTCCACGATGAGCCCGAAATCGAGTGCGCCGAGACTCATGAGGTTGGCCGAGTATCCGAAGAGCGCCATCCCCACGAACGCGATGAGCATGGAGATCGGGATCACCGAAGCCACGATCAGCGCCGCACGCACGTTCCGCAGGAAGAGGAACAGCACCGCAATCACCAGCAGGCCGCCTTCCACCAGATTCTTGACGATCGTCCGGGTGGTGTGGCCCACGAGATCGGTCTGATCGTAGAAGGGCGTGATCTCGACGTGTGATGGCAGCGCGCGCCGGATTTCCTCCATCCGTGTGCGCACCCGCTCGATCACGTCCCGTGAGTCGGCGCCCTTGAGTTTGAGCACCATCCCGCTGACCACTTCCCCTTCCCCATCCTTGGTGACGGCCCCATTGCGGGGCAGCGCGCCGCGGTGCACGGTGGCGATATCCGCGATGCGCACCGCCGCACCGAGGTGGGAGCCCACCACCACCCGTGCGATCTCGTCCAGGTCTTCCACGCGACCGAGTCCGCGCAGGGTGAATCGCTCCCCTCCCTGTTCGAGATAGCTGCCGCCGAATGCCATGTCGTTGCGCGCCAGGGCGCTGTGCACGTCGCCGAGCGTGAGACGCCGCGCGGCCAGGCGCACCGGATCGACTTCCACCTCGATCCGTTCGGTGAGGCCGCCCCACGAGTTCACTTCCGACACGCCGGCCACGGTACGCAGACGCGGACGGATCACATAGTCGTGCAACGTCTTGAGATCGGTGAGCGACAGCGAATCGCTGGTCACCACGTACTGATACAGTTCGCCCATGGGGGTCGAGACCGGACCGAGACCCGGCTCGATGCCCGCCGGCAGCGCACTCTTCGCATCACCCAGGCGCTGCTGCACGAGCTGCCGCGCGAAGTACACGTCGACATTGTCGGGGAACGGCACGGTGATGAGCGACAGGCCGAACTTGGACACCGAGCGCACGCGCTCCGCGCCCGGTGTGCCCATGAGCGTCGATTCGATGGGATGGGTCACGAGGCGTTCGACTTCTTCCGGTGCCATGCCGGGAGCGGTCGTGATCACCTCGACCCGGGTGCCCGTCAGATCGGGAAACGCGTCGAAGGGGATGTGTTGCAGTGCATACAGTCCCGCCGCCATGATGGCCAGCGTGAACGCCACCACGACGCCACGACGCCGCAGCACAAAATGGATGAGGGTGCGCATGCCTATTCGCCCGCGCCGCCGCGACGCCGCAGCAACTCGGCCTTAGCAATGGCCGCACCGCGTACGACCACCGTCGCGCCGCCGGGCACGCCGGCCACCAGTTCCACACGATCAGCACTGCGGCGCCCCACACGCACCGGCGTCGCGCGCAGGAACACATCGGCCCCACGGGGTTCGGCCACGAATACCACCGTGTCCCCGCCCATGGCCTGCACGGCACTCACCGGCACCACCACGGCCTCACTGCTGCCCTTGCCCAGCACGTGTGCCTGCACGAACGATTCCGCACGTCCCGGGGGCGCTCCTTCGGGGCGTGCGATCACCTCGATGGTCCGCGTCAGCGTGTCGACGGTGGGCGCCACACGGACCACCGTCGCCGTATGCAGTTCGGTGGGCGACTCGGTGAGGGCGTAGCGCACACTGCTCCCCACCACGATGCCATTGGCCGCGCTCTCCGTCAGATACAATTGCAACTGCAGACGCCGCGGATCGCCCACCGTCAGCAAGGGCATGCCCGGCAGCACCACCGTGCCCGGCTGCGCCACGCGTTCCGTCACCACACCGCTGATCGGCGTCCGGATCAGCACGTCGTGTTCATCGGCATCGGGCGGCAGCGGGCCGCTTCCGGCCAGATGATCGACCAGCGCCATCGCGCGGCCCTGCTCCGCGCGGGCTTCGTCGAATCCCGCGCGGGCCACCCGTTGGGCCACCTGCGCGCGCTCCAGCTCGGCCCGCGACATCGCGCGCGCATCGAACAGACGCTGCGCGCGCTCCGCCGCGGTGTTCGCGAGATCGCGTTCGGCCACCGCAGCATCGAGACGGGCCCGCGCGCGCAGCAGACTGCTGCGCGCGTCCATGATCTCGTGGCTGTGGATCATCACCAGGGTCTGTCCGGCCGACACCCGGTCACCCACCCGCACGGTGACGTGCGTGATTCGCCCCTCGGTGATCGAACCGATCGTTTCCAACGCTTCCGGATCGAGCATCAGTCGGCCCGGTACGGTCACCGACGCCTGCCATGCCATCGTCCGTGCGGTATCCACGGCGAGATCCGCGATGCGCGCGGCTTCGGCCGAGAAGGTGGCGGTGTCCATCGCCGCTGCCGGGGCACTCTTCTCCACCGGCTCGGCCGATGGCGCGCCGCCACAACCGATGAGGAGCGCCAGTACGAATACCGTGGATCCTGTCTTCATCTTCGAGGGCGTGTTCGGAAACGTGTTCGGAGACATCTTCGAGTGCATGCGTCAGCGTTCCGGCGTCAACGTGGAGATCAGCGGCAGATCGAATGCGCCATCGGGAGCAAGGCGCGCACCGATGGCACGCTCCAGATCGAGGCGGCTCGTCCAGGTGTCGCCGATCCAGCGGATGAATGCGTGCATGGCATCGGCCGCCGCACGCTCGGCATCGAGCAGTTCGGTGAGGGTGATGTGTCCTTCGCGATAGGAGACGCGGGCGATCTGTCCCACATCCCGCCCCCGGGTGAGGAAGGTGCCGGCCGCCGCCTGCGCCTCACGCATCTCACGGTAGTGCTGCAATGCGGTCGCGACTTCGCCCTGCACGGAGCGGCGCGCATCCTCGAGGTGGACACGCGCTTCCATCAGCTCACCGCGTGCCCGCTGCCGTGCACCATCGTTGCGATTGAAAAAGGGCAGCGGCATGGCGACGCCGATCTGTCCGGTCATCACCCCGCTCGTTTCCTTCGTGCCGCCCTGGAGCTGCACCTCGCCGATGACCCCGCGCTGTTCGGCGGCGAGACGGCGCTCCGTTTCGCGCACGGCGGCCTCGAATGCCTGAACTTCCGGGCGCCTGGCCAACGCCACGGTCACGGCCTGCACCGAGTCGGGCGGCGGCGGCAGTTCCGGCAGGCCGAGAATGTGCGCACCCACCGGCGTGCCCAGCAGGCGAGCCAGTTCGGCCCGCGCGGCCTGTGCCGCGGCGCGCGCCTGCACCACGGACACCTGGGCACGGTCGGATTCGAGTGAAGTGCGGAGCCCCACGGCTTCCGACACCAGTCCCTCGCGCAGCCGTTGCGAATCGACGGCCGCGATCTCTCGCAGTGCGCCGGCGTGCTGCTCGGTCACGGTGAGCGCCATCTCCGCGCTGCCCGCGTGCAGCCACGCGCGCGCCACGGCGTACTCGGCATCCAGCCAGTCCCGCTGACGTTCTCCCCGCGCGCGGGACTTGCCGGCCGCGGCCGACTGCCGTAGCGCGAGCCGGCGCCCCGAGACATCGAACGGCACGTAGGCCGTGGCAAACACGTCCGGATCGAGCGCGCTGCCCAGATTCTCCCGTCGCCACTCCAGCGACGGATTGGCCCATTGGGCACTCTCCCGCACCCGGCCGATCGCCGACTGTTCACGCGCGCCCGCCAGGCGGTGCAGCGGGCCGTGTGCCCGGGCCAGCGTCAGGGCGTCATGCAGGCTGACCGACGGGAGGGCACCCGCCGTCGGTGACTCCACGGAGGATGGAACTCGCGGCGCCGACTGGGCCGACACGTGATCCGCCACCATGAAGAGGAGGGCCAGCGGGACCCACCGAACGCGCCGCGCGTGGCGCCATGCGGGACGGGGAGAACACCGTGTGCGGGGATTCCATACGTTCATACGGCATTGTATTCCCGTTGCATGAACGTTTCGTGAATGGCGTCACCGTCACCCTCCCGGTGCGGCCGCGGAGCGCCGGGAGCCGTGCCGGTGCAAATCGTCACAGCGACGTGATCCAATTGGCATTTCTCATTCAAGTCGGAACCGTCGGCAACCGATGAACTCAGTGCGGCGCACGACGACGTGCCGCGATCGTTCGACTCTGTTCCCGTTCCCGCTCCGAATGTCCGCGATATTCCAGCAGGTGATCGATGATGATCGCCCCCTGATCGATCCTCTCGCGCGCCTCGTGCGTGCTTACGACCGCGCCATCCGTGCGTGTGAGGCGTTCGATCACGCCGCGTCCCGCGAAGCCATCGCTGTGCTCCGATGTGCGCTCGAACTCGACTCGAGCGCCTCCCGCAGCTTCGACGCGCTGTACGCCTGGTGCGAAGAGTCGGTGGACGGTCGGGACTTCGTCGGAGCGGCCCAGTGCCTGCGCACGCTGCGCAACGCCTGGCGCGCGGCCACGAATCCCACCGGCGCACCGGGTGCCGTGGACCCCGATCGTCGGTCCGTCATTCTGCCCCGCCGCGACATCCCGGTCAGCTGACGGGCCGTCCGACTTCCGGCTGCGCTTTCAGCCGGTCTTCGGGAGCAGCAGAGGCAGGCGTACGGTGAACACCGACCCGCCCGACGTCGACGTTCCGACATCGATGCGCCCTCCGTGCCGGCGGACGATCCACGACGCGATGGCCAGTCCCAGTCCGCTGCCGTCGGCGCGCTTGTGGCGCGCATCCTCGCCGCGATAGAAACGATCGAAGATGCGCGCGCGGTCGGCTTCCGAAATGCCGATGCCGGTGTCTTCCACATCGAAGCGCGCGGCATGACCCTCCGGACGCACCGACAGACGCACGTCACCGCCGGCGCCGGTGTAGCGCAGGGCATTGTCCACCAGCACACCGACCAGCCGACCGAGCAGGATCGGATCGCCCATCACCGGCGTTTCTTCGATCGCGGCAAAATCGAGACGGATGGACAGCCGTACCGCCTGCGGTCGCCAGCGCGGCATTTCGTCGGCCACCAGATCGTCGAGGAACAGCCGCCGCAGTACCGGCACCTCGTCGCCCGCCGCATCGGCGCGGGCCAGTTGCAGCAGTTCATCCACCTGGTGTGACACCGCGCGCAGCTCGCTGTCCAGTGCGGCCAGCACCTCGCCGCGCGCGGCCTCGCCCCCGGGCAGATCCTCCCGGCCCTCGAGCATCGCCAGTTCCACCCGCGCCCGCATCCGCGCGATGGGCGTGCGCAGTTCATGCGCCGCATCGGCCAGAAACTGACGCTGCTGTGTCAATGCGCCGTCGAGACGGTCGAGCAGCGCATTGAACCGCAGACCCAGCCGCCCGATCTCGTCGCTCGGATCGTCCACCGGCAGGCGGGTGCCGCTGGCCGGGGCGATGCGTGCGGCCGCGTCGGCCATCGCGCCCACCGGACGCAACGTGCGTCCGGTGAGCCACCATCCGGCCCCGCCCGCACACACCAACAGCAGCGGAATGCCCACCAGAAACCAGCGATCGATCTGCCGCTGCAGGTCGAGCACGTTGGCGAGACTCGCCGTCACTTCCACATCGAAGCCCGGCGCCAGTTGCGGATCGAGTGGAAACCGCACCGTGCGCACCGGGAGGCCGCGCAGGGCGTCGGCCCGGCGGGCCAGCGCTGTTTCATCGCCCACGATCGCCCCATCCGGACGGCGCACCCGGATCGCGCGGTCTTCGAAAACGAGTTCCTGCGTCACGTGCACGATGGTGCCTTCGATGGTGCGCAACTCGTGCAGTTCGGTGCGGAAGAACTGCTGCACCAGGGCCGCCGAGGCGATCACCGATTCGCTGAATTCACGCTCCAGGGTGGCCCGCAGGGCAAACCGCAGCGCCATCACGGCCGATAACAGCACCACCAGCAGGGTCGCCGCATAGAGCGCGGTGAAACGCAACCGGATGCGCGG encodes:
- a CDS encoding CusA/CzcA family heavy metal efflux RND transporter — protein: MRTLIHFVLRRRGVVVAFTLAIMAAGLYALQHIPFDAFPDLTGTRVEVITTAPGMAPEEVERLVTHPIESTLMGTPGAERVRSVSKFGLSLITVPFPDNVDVYFARQLVQQRLGDAKSALPAGIEPGLGPVSTPMGELYQYVVTSDSLSLTDLKTLHDYVIRPRLRTVAGVSEVNSWGGLTERIEVEVDPVRLAARRLTLGDVHSALARNDMAFGGSYLEQGGERFTLRGLGRVEDLDEIARVVVGSHLGAAVRIADIATVHRGALPRNGAVTKDGEGEVVSGMVLKLKGADSRDVIERVRTRMEEIRRALPSHVEITPFYDQTDLVGHTTRTIVKNLVEGGLLVIAVLFLFLRNVRAALIVASVIPISMLIAFVGMALFGYSANLMSLGALDFGLIVDASVVMVESFIRRLEAHRDGHRLSLFERAAVEVGRPILFGIAIIVAVYIPIFTLDGMEGRMFKPMAFTVVCAVLGSLLLALTYVPAVSAWALRDVASTPAPWLERLTARYRRALDAVMSRPQPLLITSFVVVVVSVWSLSRIGTEFMPKLDEGAILVTTRRMPSVDLQDATRLSLAAERITKRFPEVLTVVTKEGRPDLATEAMGLFEGDMYVILKPRSEWTTAKDREGLVAALDSALQVLPGVDVSFTQPLAMRLDEAESGIKTDLGIKVVGPDLEQNQRVAERLRRIVATVPGSADVAVEVAEGSGQVRMQIRREVLAQYGVSVADVRDAIDYAMGSQTAAELIDGFRRIGVVVRLPEAYRADAAAIGRITVRAPGGELVPLSALTAMVSTTGPELIGHEDAQRRSLVLSNVRGRDLGSFVEEVRARIASEVTLPNGVFLEWGGQYENQQRAMARLELVVPLALLLIFGLLYLSFRSIPQAVLVLSNVPFALVGGIAALWLRGLNLNLSASIGFIALFGIAVLNGVVMVEHLNHLRHDEGLPDRSVQGRVRQGAADRLRPVLMTALVASLGFVPMALSTSPGSEVQRPLASVVIGGLITSTVLTLFVLPVLYAWLEARRPVRVRRAGTVSPIVERLAE
- a CDS encoding efflux RND transporter periplasmic adaptor subunit; its protein translation is MHSKMSPNTFPNTPSKMKTGSTVFVLALLIGCGGAPSAEPVEKSAPAAAMDTATFSAEAARIADLAVDTARTMAWQASVTVPGRLMLDPEALETIGSITEGRITHVTVRVGDRVSAGQTLVMIHSHEIMDARSSLLRARARLDAAVAERDLANTAAERAQRLFDARAMSRAELERAQVAQRVARAGFDEARAEQGRAMALVDHLAGSGPLPPDADEHDVLIRTPISGVVTERVAQPGTVVLPGMPLLTVGDPRRLQLQLYLTESAANGIVVGSSVRYALTESPTELHTATVVRVAPTVDTLTRTIEVIARPEGAPPGRAESFVQAHVLGKGSSEAVVVPVSAVQAMGGDTVVFVAEPRGADVFLRATPVRVGRRSADRVELVAGVPGGATVVVRGAAIAKAELLRRRGGAGE
- a CDS encoding TolC family protein; its protein translation is MESPTAGALPSVSLHDALTLARAHGPLHRLAGAREQSAIGRVRESAQWANPSLEWRRENLGSALDPDVFATAYVPFDVSGRRLALRQSAAAGKSRARGERQRDWLDAEYAVARAWLHAGSAEMALTVTEQHAGALREIAAVDSQRLREGLVSEAVGLRTSLESDRAQVSVVQARAAAQAARAELARLLGTPVGAHILGLPELPPPPDSVQAVTVALARRPEVQAFEAAVRETERRLAAEQRGVIGEVQLQGGTKETSGVMTGQIGVAMPLPFFNRNDGARQRARGELMEARVHLEDARRSVQGEVATALQHYREMREAQAAAGTFLTRGRDVGQIARVSYREGHITLTELLDAERAAADAMHAFIRWIGDTWTSRLDLERAIGARLAPDGAFDLPLISTLTPER
- a CDS encoding HAMP domain-containing sensor histidine kinase — translated: MPPLQALAERADAHLPRIRLRFTALYAATLLVVLLSAVMALRFALRATLEREFSESVIASAALVQQFFRTELHELRTIEGTIVHVTQELVFEDRAIRVRRPDGAIVGDETALARRADALRGLPVRTVRFPLDPQLAPGFDVEVTASLANVLDLQRQIDRWFLVGIPLLLVCAGGAGWWLTGRTLRPVGAMADAAARIAPASGTRLPVDDPSDEIGRLGLRFNALLDRLDGALTQQRQFLADAAHELRTPIARMRARVELAMLEGREDLPGGEAARGEVLAALDSELRAVSHQVDELLQLARADAAGDEVPVLRRLFLDDLVADEMPRWRPQAVRLSIRLDFAAIEETPVMGDPILLGRLVGVLVDNALRYTGAGGDVRLSVRPEGHAARFDVEDTGIGISEADRARIFDRFYRGEDARHKRADGSGLGLAIASWIVRRHGGRIDVGTSTSGGSVFTVRLPLLLPKTG